A genomic segment from Nicotiana sylvestris chromosome 1, ASM39365v2, whole genome shotgun sequence encodes:
- the LOC138870453 gene encoding uncharacterized protein translates to MATLRDEILAFKQRPNEPLHEIWERYRTMVKECPNNDMMEAMIQQTLYMGINTTNQCMVNQLGGGNFMTTPYMEACEILDEMSDTSLAWQSRANFLQGDPNMIHLHKELHDYGKAIAELTTTMNQLAMTQLQQVQGPKQVNAIEGVSMIVKKRRKKDPQFNWDTVVNPKGGNNTGHVMTVSTRSGKVGNAITSSQRKLMDDENVVQEDKIPNNEVQSNEEVRIDIDDNVEETQEEVNPSREHIVDIPEQLVTKAKAPMPRPHPSYRQRLTKKNGENQFNKFFDMMKSLSINVPLVEALEQMPNYAKFMKDLVTMTRSMNCETIDMTHKVNVIVHSMDPRLEDPGAFTIPCTIGSAQFAKALFDLGTSINLMPYSIFKTLGIGQPKPTSMDYKWRIVP, encoded by the exons ATGGCTACTCTTAGAGACGAGATTCTAGCATTCAAACAACGACCAAATgagcctttgcatgagatatgggagaggtaCCGAACTATGGTAAAAGAGTGCCCAAACAATGACATGatggaggctatgattcaacaaactttatATATGGGGATCAATACTACCAATCAATGCATGGTCAACCAACTTGGCGGTGGAAATTTCATGACGACGCCATATATGGAAGCTTGTGAGATCTTAGATGAAATGTCGGATACTTCAttggcatggcaaagtagagcaaatTTTCTTCAAGGTGATCCAAATATGATTCACCTACATAAAGAATTGCATGATTATGGGAAAGCAATTGCTGAGTTGACCACCACAATGAATCAATTAGCCATGActcaacttcaacaagtgcaaggtCCTAAGCAAGTCAATGCAATAGAGGGAGTTAGTATGATagtaaaaaagagaaggaaaaaggaTCCACAA TTTAATTGGGACacggtggtgaacccaaagggtgggaacaacacgGGGCATGTCATGACCGTTTCTACAAGGAGTGGAAAAGTTGGGAATGCAATCACCTCAAGTCAAAGGAAACTTATGGATGATGAGAATGTGGTACAAGAAGATAAGATCCCGAATAATGAGGTGCAATCAAATGAAGAAGtaaggattgatattgatgacaatgtggaggagactcaagaggaagtgaacccgtctagggagcaTATTGTTGACATACCAGAACAGTTAGTGacaaaggctaaggcaccaatgccTAGGCCTCATCCATCATATCGTCAAAGGCTTACCAAGAAAAATGGCGAGAATCAATTCAACAAGTTttttgacatgatgaagagtctaTCTATCAACGTGCCATTGGTTGAGGCTTTGGAGCAAATGCCCAattatgcaaagttcatgaaggattTGGTGACAATGACGCGGTCGATGAATTGTGAAACTATAGATATGACTCATAAAGTGAATGTAATTGTGCACTCAATGGATCCTAGATTGGAAGATCCCGGCGCTTTCACAATCccttgtaccattggaagtgcccaATTTGCTAAAGCTCTTTTTGATCTTGGGacaagtataaatttgatgccctattcaatttttaagactttgggaattgggcaaccaaaACCCACATCTATGGATTACAAATGGCGGATCGTACCATGA
- the LOC138870466 gene encoding uncharacterized protein: MWALKKLNLEWDVATNLRVAQLNELDEFRYHAYTNSFLYKENMMYLHDKYIPNKEFKEGDLVLFNSRLRMFPGKLKSKWSGPFEVVSVAPFGALDLNNKNDEVFRVSGHRVKHYMGKVDYGHVVEE, from the exons atgtgggctttaaagaagttaaatcttgagtgggatgttgccaCCAACTTAAGGGTGGCACAATTGAATGAGTTAGATGAGTTTCGGTACCATGCATATACAAATTCATTCTTATACAAGGAGAATATGATGTACCTACATGACAAGTACATCCCGAACAAGGAGTttaaagaaggtgatcttgtgttgttcaattctcggttacggatGTTTCCGGGAAAATtgaagtctaaatggagtggcccGTTTGAGGTTGTAAGTGTGGCACCCtttggtgcattggacttgaaTAATAAAAATGATGAGGTGTTTAGAGTCAGTGGTCACCGGGTGAAGCATTATATGGGAAAAGTAGATTACGGCCACGTCGTGGAG GAATGA